AAGTTAGACATCTATTATCCCGAAGACACGACGGGATGCCCTGTTGTCGTATGGTTTCACGGAGGCGGACTGACTCAAGGCAACAAGTCTTTCCCTTGGAAACTGAAAGAAAAGGGCATGGTGCTTGTCGCCGTCAACTACCGTTTGCTTCCCAAAGTGGAAATCAACGAATGCCTTGATGATGCAGCGGCAGCCGTGGCATGGGTATTCCGCGAAATCGGGAAATACGGAGGAGACAAACGGAAGATTTTCGTATCGGGACACTCGGCAGGAGGCTATCTGACCGCCATGATAGGCTTGGATAAGAAATGGCTCGCCAATTATCAGACCGATGCCAATGAGATAGCAGGACTCATCCCGTTCAGCGGACAGATGATCTGCCATTTCGCCTATCGGGACATGAAAGGCATCGGAAACCTGCAACCGACCATTGATGAGTATGCCCCACTCTTTCATGTCCGGAAAGACGCTCCTCCCTTGGTATTGATTACAGGAGACCGCAACATCGAGCTTTTCGGACGATACGAAGAGAACGCCTACATGTGGCGGATGATGAAACTGACCGGACATGCCGAAACCTACCTCTACGAGATAGACGGACACGGGCACGGCTCTATGGCAGAACCGGCTTACCACATCTTAGAGCAACACATCCGGAAAATTTTAGGGCAACCGGTGAATAACAACTGACCAAGAATACCCCTACCACAAATCCCTATAAATAGGTATTGCCGGATTATTTCAAGCCTTGTATTTTTGCAGAAAGAAAAAAACAGGAAACATCATGCAAGTGCTGAAAGAAGACATACGCGACCGTATATTGGCTATTGCCAGGCAGCAATTCGCGCAGAATGGATATTCCAAAACTTCCATGCGTGAAATAGCCGGACTGGCAGGAGTTGGGGTCGGAAACATCTACAACTATTTTGCGAACAAAGACGAGCTGTTCCGTGAAGTGGTCCATCCGGTCTTGTATGCCTTGGAAGCCATGTTGCAGGAGCATCACGGCATACGGGGCGAGGATATTATGATGATGCGGTCGGAAAAGTATCTGAAGTCCTGCATCGATGAATATGTTTCGCTTATTAACACGCACCGCGGGCTGATGGAAATTCTGTTGTTCCGCGCACAAGGCTCTTCATTGGAACATTTCCGCGAGAACTACACCGACCGTTCTACGGAACTGGTCAAGGCATGGTTCACGTCCATGCAGCAGAAGCATCCCGAAATCAATACGGCAGTGTCCGATTTTATCATCCACCTGCATACGGTATGGAT
The Phocaeicola salanitronis DSM 18170 genome window above contains:
- a CDS encoding alpha/beta hydrolase — translated: MKQLSLILLAMLLGSIAWGTPLKYTEVHDIPYKKSEEAYVKERCKLDIYYPEDTTGCPVVVWFHGGGLTQGNKSFPWKLKEKGMVLVAVNYRLLPKVEINECLDDAAAAVAWVFREIGKYGGDKRKIFVSGHSAGGYLTAMIGLDKKWLANYQTDANEIAGLIPFSGQMICHFAYRDMKGIGNLQPTIDEYAPLFHVRKDAPPLVLITGDRNIELFGRYEENAYMWRMMKLTGHAETYLYEIDGHGHGSMAEPAYHILEQHIRKILGQPVNNN
- a CDS encoding TetR/AcrR family transcriptional regulator, coding for MQVLKEDIRDRILAIARQQFAQNGYSKTSMREIAGLAGVGVGNIYNYFANKDELFREVVHPVLYALEAMLQEHHGIRGEDIMMMRSEKYLKSCIDEYVSLINTHRGLMEILLFRAQGSSLEHFRENYTDRSTELVKAWFTSMQQKHPEINTAVSDFIIHLHTVWMFTLFEELLMHSVPQQEMETILHDYILFEIQGWRAIIQI